A segment of the Curtobacterium sp. MCSS17_007 genome:
ACGTCCACAGAAGCGGAACCGCACTCCACCACGTCGGCGACGTCCGCGAGCGCCCGCCCCGACGGGGACGACGCCCCCGACCCGGACGTCAGCACGACCGGCCGCACGGGCGCCTCGGTGAACACCCGCGAGGACGCGTCCACCGACCCCGAGTTCGTGACGATCGCGAAGACCGGGTGGTCGGGCAGCCCGTGCGCCCGACGCCACGCGACGTCCGCGTCGTGCAGCACCATCGGCCCGTACTCCTCGTCACGCACGGTCCCTGCGGCGACGAGCACCACGTCGGCCACCCGTCGGAGCAGGTCGAACACGCGGAGGTCGTCGTCCCCGCCGAGGGAGCCGGTGCGCCCGGACGCCGAGGCGGACCCGTCGAGCGTCGCGACGAAGTTCACCCGCAGCCACGGGCCGTCGGGGACGCCCGCGGTGTACAGGTCGAGCAGCTCGTCGTCGGACAGGTCCGCGACGGACGGGGGCAGGACGGTCACGTGTTGTGCCTCGCTTCCACGGGTTCGCGCCAGCCGAGGACCGCCTCGACCATGCGCATCGCGTCGACGCTCTCGACGACGTCGTGCATCCGGACGATCCGGGCCCCGAGCATCGCGCTGACCGTGGCCGCGGCGAGCGAGCCGGGCAGGCGCGAGCCACGGGGACGTCCGAGGGACTCCCCCACGAAGTCCTTGTTCGACACCGCCGCGAGCACCGGGAACCCGAGCGCGACCACCTCGGGCAGGCGCCGGGTCAGCTCGAGCGTGTGCAGGGTGTTCTTGTTGAGGTCGTGCCCGGGGTCGACGACGATCCGCGACTCGGGGATGCCCGCGGCGAGCGCCCGGTCGACCCGCTCGCGCAGGAACTCGACGACGGAGACGGTCACGTCGTCGTACGTCGGTGGCGTCGGCAACTCCTGCCGCGGCGGCGCGATCGAGTGCGTGATGACGATGGTCGCGTCGGAGTCGGCGACGACGGACGCCATCCGTGGGTCCGACAGGCCGGTGGTGTCGTTGACGACGCTGGCGCCCGCGGCGATCGTCGCCGCGGCGACCTCGGGCCGGAAGGTGTCGACCGAGATCACGACGTCGGACTGCTCGGCGAGCTGGGACACGACGGGCAGCACGCGGTCGACCTCGTCGGCTGCGGACAGCTCCGGACCCGGCGCGAACTTCACGCCGCCGATGTCCACCCAGTCCGCCCCCTGCTCGGCAGCCCGGACGGCGGCCTCGACGGCGCGGTCGAGCGCGAACGTCGCGCCCTTGTCGTGGAACGAGTCCGGCGTGCGGTTCACGATCGCCATGACGGCGACGCGGTGGTCGAAGTCGAACGTGCGCCGACCGATGGTGCGGACCGGGTCGCGCAGGTCCGGCACCACCCAGCCGGGTGCAGCCGGGAGGCGCGTTGCCCGCGACTCGCTCGTCATGCGTCCGCCCCGTGGTCGGCCCCAGCCGCTCCAGCAGCGCCGACGCCCGCACCGATGAGCGCGATCGCCTCGGCCCGCCCCGCCGCCTCGGCCAGCGTGCCGGTCGCCGCGACGGTGACCGTCGACGAACCGGACTGCCGCTCGCCCCGCGCGGTCACGCACTGGTGGGTCGCGTCGAGCACGACGAGCACCCCCGCGGCGTCGAGCCCCTCGGTGACGGCCGCCGCGACCTGCTCCCCGAGCCGCTCCTGCAGCTGCGGGCGCGAGGCCACGGCGTCCAGCACGCGCGACAGGGTCCCGAGGCCGATGAGCTGCTCGCCCGGCGCGTACGCCAGGTGTGCGACCCCGATGAAGGGCAGCAGGTGGTGCTCGCACATCGAGCGGAAGCGCACGTCGCGGACGACCACGAGCTGGCCGCGCTCGCCGTCCTCCGAGTGCACGGCTCC
Coding sequences within it:
- a CDS encoding pyrimidine reductase family protein; this translates as MTVLPPSVADLSDDELLDLYTAGVPDGPWLRVNFVATLDGSASASGRTGSLGGDDDLRVFDLLRRVADVVLVAAGTVRDEEYGPMVLHDADVAWRRAHGLPDHPVFAIVTNSGSVDASSRVFTEAPVRPVVLTSGSGASSPSGRALADVADVVECGSASVDVGAVRSALASRGLDRIHCEGGPSFLGALVAADAVDELTLTIDPTLEGGEGPRIATGSSPELRRMRPAHVLLGDGGVLLTRWVRDR
- the folP gene encoding dihydropteroate synthase — protein: MTSESRATRLPAAPGWVVPDLRDPVRTIGRRTFDFDHRVAVMAIVNRTPDSFHDKGATFALDRAVEAAVRAAEQGADWVDIGGVKFAPGPELSAADEVDRVLPVVSQLAEQSDVVISVDTFRPEVAAATIAAGASVVNDTTGLSDPRMASVVADSDATIVITHSIAPPRQELPTPPTYDDVTVSVVEFLRERVDRALAAGIPESRIVVDPGHDLNKNTLHTLELTRRLPEVVALGFPVLAAVSNKDFVGESLGRPRGSRLPGSLAAATVSAMLGARIVRMHDVVESVDAMRMVEAVLGWREPVEARHNT
- the folE gene encoding GTP cyclohydrolase I encodes the protein MNERLDRARIEAAVRELLLAVGDDPDRPELERTPARVADSYAEFFAGMGVDATAIARDGAVHSEDGERGQLVVVRDVRFRSMCEHHLLPFIGVAHLAYAPGEQLIGLGTLSRVLDAVASRPQLQERLGEQVAAAVTEGLDAAGVLVVLDATHQCVTARGERQSGSSTVTVAATGTLAEAAGRAEAIALIGAGVGAAGAAGADHGADA